The Candidatus Caldatribacterium sp. genomic interval TCTTTGTACGGGGTAAACGTCCAGAACCGGCAACGGTCGAGTTGGCGGTCATGAAAAAAATTCCTCTCTTGGCAACCCGCCTCCCCATGTATGAGGCGTGCGGAAGGCTCTACATGCGGGGACTTAAGGGTTGCAGCGAAGTGGAATGACCGACGAGAGGCCCCTCATCGAGCTTGAGCGGAAAATTGCGGGAGGGGATTTCCAGAGCGCCGGAGATGTTTCTAGTGAACTCAAAAGGATTCTCCAGCAAGTTGGTTTTCCACCTCCTTTCAGTCGACGGGTGGTTATTGCTGCGTACGAGGCGGAGATGAATGTTGTCATTCATGCCTGGCGGGGAATTTTCCGGGCGTGGATTTTTCCAAACCGAGTTCACATAGAGGTAGATGATGAGGGTCCTGGAATTCCGGATCTTGAACTTGCTTTCCAGGAAGGGTATTCCACAGCTCCTCCCCATATACGGGAGATGGGGTTTGGCGCAGGGTATGGGCTCTCGAACATGAAAAAGTGCTCCGATCGCCTTGAGATTGATACTCGTGTTGGTGAAGGAACGAAGGTCATCATGGATTTCTTCCTTAACCCTTCGTAAGGTGGAGTAATGGAAGTCTTTCACTCGGTTTTCCTGGATGAAGAGAAATGCAAAGGCTGCACCCACTGCATTCGGCGCTGCCCTACGGAAGCCATTCGGGTCAAGGGTGGGAAAGCGCGTATTGACGAAGAACGGTGTACCGATTGCGGGGAGTGCATAAGGACCTGCCCGAACCATGCGAAGTACGCCCAAACAGACTCCCTCGAGGCCCTTCAAGAATTCCGCTACACCATTGCTCTCCCTGCTCCGGCCTTCTATGCTCAGTTCAAGTTCACGATTCCCCTGGGCAAG includes:
- a CDS encoding ATP-binding protein; translation: MTDERPLIELERKIAGGDFQSAGDVSSELKRILQQVGFPPPFSRRVVIAAYEAEMNVVIHAWRGIFRAWIFPNRVHIEVDDEGPGIPDLELAFQEGYSTAPPHIREMGFGAGYGLSNMKKCSDRLEIDTRVGEGTKVIMDFFLNPS